The Triticum aestivum cultivar Chinese Spring chromosome 7B, IWGSC CS RefSeq v2.1, whole genome shotgun sequence genome window below encodes:
- the LOC123157248 gene encoding uncharacterized protein — protein sequence MALVPSGDQAAACKATIPWSEMFRSASVRRPKQAEDPPKPAPTPPGKKAAPPAEAEGLSLEPDARLALYIAMAHAGLATALLVLYGLYMLLADFLRPLQWALLCSVPLRETQHALVAFWEPPLRGGFSATVLALPLAALRSCAATLADARAALLRRPLPPSPSFPRLLRWLASSFFFLLLLERLGAAAALLLLGVSLAFYAASPKPSSFIPRAASSRISGRTPSSRGLLLTGGILRHLRTLVAVGLMLGMIAGFLGGSFFFSYKIGLEGKDAVMSLKSHVENGNYSEKIGLKKLLDDNDIPGLVEQYSGKLVETVWEQVDQLAVQYNLTDFTSGFKHFLISQSVPSGAKSKELITYGPHPYSLKLQAITLRVKRREWLEIYKELDSFFRELLITREDLVVKAKDLALQGTEIAKSLLSSGTSVLGGSANLMLSIALRILSGAAEVLNFVSQLMVFMWVLYYLITVEGSGATEQVIDLLPVSKQVKERCVEVIDHAISSVLLATAKIAIFQGCLTWLLLKFFKVHFVYTATVFTIISALFPILPAWLSSIFAAAQLLTEGRYVLAVMVTVIHLVIMDYGTTVIQEDIPGYNGYLTGLSIIGGMTLFPNALEGAILGPLIMTVVIALKNLYTEFVLADTEEMSS from the exons ATGGCGCTCGTGCCCAGCGGCGACCAGGCGGCGGCCTGCAAGGCCACCATCCCCTGGTCCGAGATGTTCCGCTCCGCCTCCGtccgccgccccaagcaggcggaGGACCCGCCCAAGCCCGCGCCCACGCCGCCGGGGAAGAAGGCGGCGCCGCCGGCGGAGGCCGAGGGGCTGTCCCTGGAGCCGGACGCGCGCCTGGCGCTCTACATCGCCATGGCGCACGCGGGGCTCGCCACGGCGCTGCTCGTGCTCTACGGCCTCTACATGctgctcgccgacttcctccgccCGCTGCAGTGGGCGCTGCTCTGCTCCGTCCCGCTCCGCGAGACGCAGCACGCGCTCGTCGCCTTCTGGGAGCCGCCGCTCCGCGGCGGGTTCAGCGCCACCGTGCTCGCGCTCCCGCTCGCCGCTCTGCGCTCCTGCGCGGCCACCCTCGCCGACGCGCGCGCCGCGCTGCTGCGCCGTCCGCTGCCTCCGTCGCCGTCCTTCCCGCGCCTCCTGCGTTGGCTCGCCtcatccttcttcttcctcctcctgctcgagcgcctcggcgccgccgccgcgctgctcctccTTGGCGTCTCCCTCGCCTTCTACGCCGCCTCTCCCAAGCCCTCCTCTTTCATCCCCCgtgccgcctcctcccgcatctccGGTCGAACACCTTCGTCCCGCGGGCTCCTCCTCACCGGCGGCATCCTCCGCCACCTCAGGACCCTCGTCGCCGTCGGCCTCATGCTTGGCATGATTGCTGGCTTCCTAGGAGGCAGCTTCTTCTTCTCCTACAAGATCGGACTCGAGGGCAAGGACGCCGTCATGTCCCTCAAGTCCCACGTCGAAAATGGCAACTACTCCGAAAAGATTGGCCTCAAGAAGTTGCTTGACGACAATGACATCCCGGGCTTGGTGGAGCAGTACTCAGGGAAGCTCGTCGAAACCGTCTGGGAGCAGGTAGACCAATTGGCTGTACAATACAACCTTACTGATTTCACTAGTGGATTCAAGCACTTCTTGATCAGCCAATCAGTCCCATCTGGTGCCAAGAGCAAGGAGCTCATCACTTATGGACCGCACCCGTACTCGCTAAAGCTGCAGGCCATTACGCTGCGTGTGAAGAGAAGGGAGTGGCTGGAGATCTACAAGGAGCTGGACTCATTCTTCAGGGAGCTGTTAATCACAAGGGAGGATCTAGTAGTGAAGGCCAAGGACCTGGCTTTGCAGGGCACGGAGATTGCGAAGAGTCTGCTATCTAGCGGCACCTCTGTGCTCGGTGGTAGTGCCAATTTGATGCTATCCATTGCTCTCCGCATTCTCTCTGGTGCAGCAGAGGTGCTCAATTTTGTGTCACAGCTGATGGTCTTTATGTGGGTGCTGTACTACCTCATCACCGTTGAGGGTAGCGGGGCAACGGAGCAGGTCATTGACCTCTTACCGGTGTCCAAACAAGTAAAGGAGCGTTGCGTCGAGGTTATAGACCATGCCATTAGCAGTGTCTTGTTAGCCACTGCCAAGATTGCTATATTCCAAGGATGCCTGACATGGCTGTTGCTCAAGTTCTTTAAGGTGCATTTTGTGTATACAGCAACTGTGTTTACAATCATCAGTGCACTTTTTCCAATACTACCAGCATGGCTGTCCTCAATATTTGCCGCAGCGCAACTGCTGACGGAAGGGAGATATGTTCTCGCGGTTATGGTTACAGTGATACACCTTGTGATCATGGATTATGGAACCACGGTCATTCAGGAGGATATACCTGGGTACAATGGGTATCTGACTGGCCTTAGCATAATCGGTGGCATGACATTATTTCCCAATGCTCTCGAG GGTGCAATATTAGGCCCCCTTATTATGACGGTCGTGATAGCATTGAAGAACCTGTACACAGAGTTTGTGCTTGCTGATACAGAGGAGATGAGCAGCTAG